A window of Juglans regia cultivar Chandler chromosome 7, Walnut 2.0, whole genome shotgun sequence contains these coding sequences:
- the LOC108982343 gene encoding scarecrow-like protein 32, translating into MQFTEAPPQSLHQMTPFSNPTMNKSQFHRTRPWPGFPTSKSLGSFGDANCMEQLLVHCANAIESNDATLAQQILWVLNNIATPDGDSNQRLTCGFLRALIARAAKTGSCKMLAAMANAHSNIAIDTHKFSIIELASFVDLTPWHRFGFTAANAAILEAVEGYSIIHIVDLSLTHCMQIPTLIDAIANRHEVPPLVKLTVATSMEDVPPKLDLSYEELGSKLVNFARSKNVMMEFRVSPSSYKDGFATLIEQLRVQHLVYPESGEALVINCQMMLHYIPEETVNVAIPSANSNPYDFECSSTTSSFRTMFLKSLRSLDPTIVVLVDEDADLTSNDVVSRLRSAFNYLWIPYDTMDTFLPTGSKQRQWYEANICWKIENVIANEGFHRVERPETRSQWVQRMRNADFRGISFGEDAVSEVKTMLDEHAAGWGLKKEEDNLVLTWKGHNVVFATAWLPAA; encoded by the coding sequence aTGCAATTCACTGAGGCTCCACCACAATCCTTACACCAAATGACTCCATTTTCCAATCCCACCATGAACAAAAGCCAATTTCATAGAACTCGGCCATGGCCTGGATTTCCCACATCAAAGTCCTTGGGGAGTTTCGGTGATGCCAATTGCATGGAGCAACTACTAGTACACTGCGCCAATGCAATTGAAAGCAACGATGCCACTCTAGCCCAACAAATCCTATGGGTCTTAAACAACATAGCAACCCCAGATGGGGACTCAAATCAGCGCCTTACTTGCGGCTTCCTCCGAGCTCTTATTGCACGCGCAGCCAAAACTGGAAGTTGCAAAATGCTGGCAGCCATGGCCAACGCTCATAGCAATATTGCTATAGACACGCACAAGTTCTCAATCATTGAGCTTGCTAGCTTTGTGGACTTGACCCCTTGGCATCGGTTTGGATTCACAGCAGCCAACGCAGCAATTTTAGAAGCCGTTGAAGGGTACTCAATCATTCATATCGTTGATTTAAGCTTGACGCATTGCATGCAGATTCCTACACTGATTGATGCTATAGCTAATCGTCACGAGGTCCCTCCTCTAGTCAAGCTCACCGTAGCTACATCCATGGAAGACGTCCCACCAAAGCTCGACCTTTCGTATGAGGAATTGGGCTCAAAGTTGGTTAATTTCGCAAGGTCCAAGAATGTTATGATGGAGTTTAGAGTGAGTCCTTCAAGTTACAAAGACGGTTTTGCCACCTTGATCGAACAACTTCGGGTTCAACATTTAGTATACCCCGAAAGCGGTGAGGCACTAGTTATTAACTGCCAAATGATGCTTCATTACATCCCAGAAGAAACCGTTAACGTTGCAATTCCTAGTGCAAACTCTAACCCTTATGATTTTGAATGTTCCTCCACCACTTCCTCTTTTCGGACAATGTTTCTCAAATCGCTTCGGAGTTTAGACCCAACCATTGTAGTTCTAGTAGACGAAGATGCGGATTTGACATCAAATGATGTGGTGTCTAGGCTAAGGTCAGCGTTTAATTATCTATGGATACCATATGATACTATGGATACATTTCTTCCTACGGGAAGTAAGCAGAGACAGTGGTACGAAGCAAATATTTGCTGGAAGATTGAGAATGTGATAGCAAATGAGGGTTTTCACAGGGTTGAGCGGCCTGAAACTAGAAGCCAGTGGGTGCAACGAATGAGAAATGCCGATTTTCGTGGCATCTCTTTTGGGGAGGATGCAGTGTCGGAGGTAAAAACCATGCTAGACGAGCATGCAGCCGGGTGGGgattgaagaaggaagaagacaaTCTTGTTCTTACATGGAAAGGACATAATGTTGTGTTTGCCACTGCTTGGTTGCCTGCAGCTTGA